The region CAGGGCCTCCTCGTACTTCTGGAGCTGGGACCAGAAGCCCGGGTTGGGCTCGGCCACTGGGCGGGCGCTCTTCACTGTCTGCGAAGAAGAGGTTGCGGGTAGACCCCGGTGCAGCGCTCCCGCCGAGGTCCACagacgccccgccccgcccggaaGTCTCTCCCCAGGCGGCGGAGCCCGCCGCTCCCGGAAgctcccgcccctccccgccgGAAGTCCCGTCCTACCCGGAAGGCCCGCTCCAGGCTGAGGCCGCGGTGACGCATCAGGTAGGCGGTGCAAACGGCGGCCGAGCGGCTGCGGCCGTTCTTGCAGTAGACGAGGCAGGCGCCGCCGGCGCGCACCGCGGCCTCCATGGCCGCGCAGGTGGGTTCCAGGTGCGCCAGCAGGTCCTCCGCCGGGTCGTCGAACACGGGCACGCGCAGCTCGGCAAGGCCGGGCGCGCCCGGGCCGGGCTGCTGGCGCGAGACGTTGACGCACAGGGTGACGCCCGCGCGCGCCAGCGGCTCCGGCGCGGCCGCGGCGCGCGCGCTCCCGAGGAAGAGCGAGGGGGCGACGCGCACGAAAGGCGGCGGGGGCGCCGCGGCGTCCGCGCGCCGTCCGGCCTGTTGCGGGTCCATGGCCGGCTCCCGGGCGCCCGGCCCGGGTGTCTTTCTTTGGGCCGTCGGGTGCGGCCGACGCCCCCGGCTCCCTCAggccgcccctccccctcccgggGTAGGCCCCCGGGGCGGGTGTGCGGGAGCGGCCACGCCCACAGGGCCCTGGCCGCCGCCTCATTGGCCAGGTCTGAGCGGGCGAGGCCTCCTCTGATTGGCTGACGGTGGGGGTGCGGCCGTTAGCGTGGTCATCGGGAGAGTCTGATTGGCCGTAGAAATGTGGGCGGGTTCAGGTTCCTGGGTTGAATGGGCCCTCACCTGTGCAGGAGGCCAGACCCGGTTAAGAGGCGCGAGGTCTGAGAGGCTCCCCCTAGCGGTCCTGGCGAACCCTGAGGGTTCCAGCTGGGCCGGGCAGGGGGCGGCCGGCTTCTCAGGCTGTGGCTGACGCGCTGAGCCAGGGGCCCTGTCGCAGAGTCTGATCTGGGCACTGAGCAGTCATTACTTAAAAGCGCATTTGCCAGGTGAGAtgccccttcagttcagtcgctcagtctttgcgaccccatggactgcagcacgccaggccttcctgtccatcaccaactccgggagcctaacaaactcatgtccatcgagtcggtgataccatccaaccacgtcatcctcttcttctcgtgccttctctccatcctcgtccccttttcctggcttcatcatcagggtcttttcggacgagtcagttcctcgcatcaggtggccaaagtattggagtctgagcttcagcatcagtccttcccctTAGTACAGCTTTATGTTTATTCCTTTGTGTTCTCTGCTTCCTAATAAATGGTCCTGTGAAATTTCTGCATGTAATTTTATTGTAAAACATGGTCATGTAAAATAAAGCTACTTACCCTTAGCATTTCCATTTTTCATAGACCAGTGTTCCTGTGGTTTTTCTTATTTGGGGGGTTATTACGGTAGCTTTAAAGAATTACACAGTTGCCACTGAAGACCTCTTCAACAGATTTCTCTGATGCCCATTGCCTTTCAGGGGCTGGTTTCACTGAAAATTAACTGTCTTGCAGTTGTGTATGCGTCTAGTTACTGGTGTTTTGATTCTGTTCTAATACTGAAACATTTCTGATTTTCGATCTGTTGGACCCGAAATTTTTCTCCAGTGTAGGGATCCCCAACCTCTGGTCCATGGCCAggacctcctgtcagatcagtggcagcattaggttagaaataaagcacacaagaaatgtaatgtgcttgaatcatcccaaaacacCCCCGGACCCCAGCCCATGGAAAACTTGTCTACCATGAAACTGGTCCCCAGTGCCGAAAAGGTGGGAGACCACTACTCTGGTACATCCCTAGCCCCCgcacccccgccaca is a window of Ovis aries strain OAR_USU_Benz2616 breed Rambouillet chromosome 1, ARS-UI_Ramb_v3.0, whole genome shotgun sequence DNA encoding:
- the DUSP28 gene encoding dual specificity phosphatase 28; translation: MDPQQAGRRADAAAPPPPFVRVAPSLFLGSARAAAAPEPLARAGVTLCVNVSRQQPGPGAPGLAELRVPVFDDPAEDLLAHLEPTCAAMEAAVRAGGACLVYCKNGRSRSAAVCTAYLMRHRGLSLERAFRTVKSARPVAEPNPGFWSQLQKYEEALQSRSLLPKEPSGPSEP